The Acidaminococcus fermentans DSM 20731 sequence CAACCTGTCCGGTTTCTCCGCCCATGCGGACCGGGATCAGATGCTGGCCCTGTACAAGGGGATGCAGCAGAAGCCCAAAGCCTTCTTCGTGGTCCATGGGGAATACGATGCGGCCAGCGCCTTTGCCCATCTGCTGAACACGGAACTGGGCACTGCCACCTACATCCCCAACTTCGGAGATGCGGCCATCATCGACGGCACTGACTGGCGGATTGAGGAAACCAGGGTGATCACCAGCGAACCGGCCATCCAGAACATGCGGGATTATCTGCGGAACTTTGAAAAGGATTACCTGGCCTACAAGGGCCGTCTGGAACAGCTCATTACCCATGATCCCCGGCGGATTCCCGATATCCGGGCCAAGATGGAAAAAATCCGCAAATACATTGACGATGTGATGAAAACTCTCTGACAGATATTTGACATCTGAAAGGGAAAAGAATATAATAGGAAAGTCGAAATGATGCAGTTTACTTTGAGGATGCTTCCTGACAAGCATCCTCTTGATTTATCTGGAAATAAGAGGGGATTGGGCTTTTATGATTAGAAACGATTTGCGTAACATTGCCATCATCGCTCACGTCGACCACGGTAAGACTACCCTGGTGGACGCCATGCTGAAACAGAGCGGTGTATTCCGTGCCAACCAGCAGGTGCAGGAACGGGTCATGGACTCCAACGATCAGGAAAGAGAACGTGGAATCACCATCCTGGCCAAGAACACTTCCGTTATGCATGATGGCTGCAAAATCAACATCCTGGATACTCCGGGCCACGCCGATTTCGGCGGCGAAGTGGAACGGGTGCTGAACATGGTGGACGGCGTTCTGCTGCTGGTAGACGCTTATGAAGGCCCCATGCCCCAGACCAAATACGTGCTGCGGAAAGCACTGGAACATCACCTGAAACCGGTGGTGGTCATCAACAAGATCGACCGTCCGGATCAGCGGGTGGAAGAAGTGGTGGATGAAGTCCTGGATCTGTTCATCGAACTGAACGCCAACGACGACCAGCTGGACTTCCCGGTGGTTTATGCCTCCGCCAAGAAGGGTGTTGCCAAGCTGTCCATGGACGACGAAAGCGACAACCTGGAACCCCTGTTCCGCACCATTATCGACAGCATTCCCGCTCCTGATGTGGACGTGGACGCTCCCCTGCAGATGCTGGTGAACACCCTGGACCACGATGACTATGTGGGCCGGATCGTGGTGGGCCGTGTGGTCCGCGGCACCATCAAAAACGGACAGAACGTGTGCCTGATGCACGATGACAAGCGCACCAACCAGAAGATCGGCCGTCTGTACACCTACGAAGGGCTGAAGCGGGTGGAAGTGCCTGAAGCCAAAGCCGGGGACATCATCGCCCTGATCGGTCTGAGCACTGCGGAAATCGGGGATACCATTGCCGATGTGGACAATCCGGAACAGCTCCAGGGCATCAAGGTGGACGAACCCACCCTGTCCATGACCTTCTCCGTCAACGACAGTCCTTTTGCCGGCCAGGAAGGGGACTTCATCACCAGCCGTCATCTCCGTGATCGTCTGTACAAAGAAGTGGAAACCAACGTTTCCATGAAGGTGGAAGATACGGAAAGCGCCGATACCTTCAAGGTGTCCGGCCGTGGGGAACTGCACCTGTCCGTGCTCATCGAAGCCATGCGCCGGGAAGGGTTCGAACTGCAGGTGGGCAAACCTACCGTTATCATGCGCCGGGACGAAAACGGCAAGCTGCTGGAACCCATGGAAGCCCTGACCATCGAAGTGCCTCAGGACTTTATGGGCGCTGTCATGGAAGGACTGGGGATCCGGAAAGCTGAACTCCAGAACATGACGGAAGTGGCCGGCTACCTGCGCATGGACTTCCTGATCCCTGCCCGGGGCCTGATCGGTTTCCGGAACCAGTTCCTCACCGATACCAAGGGCAACGGCATCATGAACCACGTGTTCGCCGGCTGGGGTGCCTACAAGGGCGATATCCCGGGCCGTACCCGGGGCAGCCTGGTGGCTTTTGAAGCCGGTACCACCACGGCCTACGGCATTGATAAATGCCAGGCCAGAGGCACCATGTACGTGAACCCCGGTGAAGAAGTGTACGAAGGGGAAATCGTCGGCGAAAACAGCCGGGAAGACGATATGGACGTGAACCCCTGCAAGAAGAAACACGTATCCAACATGCGTGCTGCCGGGAGCGATGACGCCGTCCGTCTGGTTCCGCCCCAGACCTTCTCTCTGGAAGGGGCCCTGGAACACATCAACGACGACGAAACCGTGGAAGTTACCCCCAAGAGCATCCGCATGAGAAAGAAAATCCTGTCCCGTATGGAACGTGCGCGCACCAGAGCACGGAACGCACGGGCGTAATGAAAAGGGGATGTGAAAAAATGATTTTCACATCCCCGTCACTAGTCTCTAGTCACTAGTCACTAGTCTCTAGCCGATGGAAGCCAGCTTACGCTGGCAAATTTAAGGCGCTGTGAATGATTTTTTCACAGCGCCTTTTGCTTTCTCCCCCAAATTGGTGTAAAATAAAAAGATACGAAGAAGGGAGGGATGTCCTTATGTTTGCCAGTTTCAAATCGGATAAGACCCGGAATACCCAGAAGGGGCAGCAGGAAAATCACGGACTGACGCTTCTGGACACGCCCAACCTGGATCTGTGCCTGCGGACGCCGGCCAGCCTGGAGGAAATCGTGGACTACGGAAAGCTGATCCTGGAAGGCAAGGGTCTGCTCATGTGTCTCAATGACCTGCCCGATCCGGACAAGATCCGGGCCCAGGATTACCTGGCCGGTGTGGCCTACACCATCGGCGCCACAGAAACCGAAGTGTCCCCGGAAGTCACCATGTACCTGCCGGGAGAAGTGAATACGATCAGAGGATAAGAGGAAGCTGTTGCCTGGGCAACAGCTTCCGGTCACTGGTGGTGGGTTAGCAACGGCAGCCGCGTTTGCCTACCTTCGTCTAGTGACCAGTGACAAGAGACCAGTGACCGGGGGTGTGATTTTTTCACACCCCCTTTTTAAAGGAGTCCCCATGAACCAATTCGTCCATTTACATACCCATACCCAATACAGCCTCCTGGATGGGTCCTGCCGGATCCCGGAACTGGTCCAGTACGCCAAGGAACTGGGCATGCCCGCCCTGGCCATTACGGACCATGGGGTCATGTACGGGGTCATCGAATTCTACCAGGAATGTGAAAAAGCCGGCATCAAACCCATCATCGGCTGCGAAGTGTACATCACTTCCGGTTCCCATCTGGATAAAAGCCTGGAAACCCGGAGCAAGCTGTACCACCTGATCCTCCTGGCCGAAAACCGCACCGGCTACCAGAACCTGATGAAACTGGTGTCCATCGGCGAAGTGGAGGGCTTCTACTACAAACCCCGGATCGACAAGGACGTGCTCCGCCGGTACAGCGAAGGGCTCATCTGTCTGTCCGCCTGCATCGCCGGGGAAGTGCCCCGTCACATCCTCCGGGGTGAACTGGAAACCGCCGAAAAGACCATGCTGGAATACCTGGACATTTTCGGCCGGGACCATTACTACCTGGAAATCCAGAACCACGGGCTGCCGGAAGAAGCCACTGTCCGCCAGGAACTCCGCCGGCTGGCCCAAAAGCACGGCATCAAACTGGTGGCCACCAACGACCTCCATTACATCCGCAAGGAAGACGCCTCCGGCCAGGACATCCTGCTGTGCATCCAGACCAACACCCGGTACCTGGATCCCCAGCGGATGCGGTTCAACAACGATTCCTACTACCTGAAGAGCCGGGAAGAGATGGAAGAACTGTTCCCGGAAGATCAGGAAGCCCTGGACAACACCCTGGAGATTGCAGAGCGGTGCAATGTGCAGCTGGAATTCGGCCATCTGCTGCTGCCGGAATTTCCCCTGCCTCCGGGAGAGACCATGGACGGTTACCTGCGGAAACTCTGCGAAGAGGGGTTTCCCTCCCGGTATCCGGAGGACGACGGCACCGCCCGGAAACGGATGGAATACGAGCTGGGCATCATCAGACAGATGGGGTATTCCGGCTATTTCCTCATTGTGTGGGATTTCATCAACTACAGCCGGCGCCACGACATCCCGGTGGGCCCCGGCAGAGGCAGCGCCGCCGGAAGTATCGTGGCTTACCTGACCGGGATCACCAGCATCGACCCGCTGAAATACAACCTGATCTTTGAACGGTTCCTGAATCCGGAACGGGTGAGCATGCCCGATATCGATACGGATATCTGCTATGTGAAGCGCCATCTGGTGGTGGATTACCTGGCCCGGAAATATGGGGAAAGCCATGTGGCCCAGATCATCACCTTCGGGACCCTGGCCGCCAAAGCCGCCGTCAAGGACGTGGGCCGGGCCATGGACATCCCCCTGAACGTGGTGAACCAGGTGAACAAGCTGATTCCCAATACCCCCGGGACCACCCTGAAAGGCGCCCTGGAAGGCAGCCGGGAACTTCGGGAACTCCGGGACGGGGATCCCAGCATCGCCCAGCTGCTGGACTTTGCCCAGAAAGTGGAAGGGATGCCCCGGCACACTTCCACCCATGCAGCAGGGGTGGTGATCACCCCTGGGGAACTGACGGACTATGTGCCCCTCCAGATCACCTCCAGCAGCGACGACGAACATGAATACATCTGCACCCAGTACGACAAGGACCGGTCCGAAAGCCTGGGGCTTTTGAAGATGGATCTTCTGGGGCTCCGGACCCTCACCGTCATCGACGATGCCCTGAAGATGATCAAAAAGAACCAGGGGACGGAGGTGGATATCCGGACCATCGATCTCCACGATCCCAAAACCTGCCGGATGCTCTGTAAGGGGGATACGGCGGCGGTGTTCCAGATGGAAAGCGACGGCATGACCCGGCTGATGAAACAGCTGGCTCCGGAAGGGTTCGAGGATCTGATCCCTCTGGTGGCCCTGTACCGGCCCGGGCCCCTGGGCAGCGGCATGGCCGAAGACTTCATCGCCGGCCGTCACGGCAGACGTACGGCCCAGGTGCTCCATCCCCTGATGGAACCCATTGTGGCCGACACCTACGGGGTCATCCTCTACCAGGAACAGGTGATGCAGATCGTATCCGCCCTGGGGGGATTCACCCTGGGGGAAGCAGACATCCTGCGCCGGGCCATGGGGAAAAAGAAGGCCAAGCTGCTGGATTCCATGAAGGAAAAATTCCTGGACGGCGCCCAGAAACTCCACGGCATCAGCCGGGAACTGGGCAGCGAGATCTTTGCCCTGCTCCAGCATTTTGCCGGGTACGGGTTCAACAAATCCCATTCTGCGGCCTATGCTCTGGTGGCCTACCACACCGCCTGGCTGAAGGCCAACTACCCAGTGGAATACATGGCCGCCTTCCTGAACAGCATCATCACCGTGGCGGACAAGGTGAGCTGGTACATCGGGGTGTGCCGGGACATGGGCATCCAGGTACTGCCTCCGGACATCAATACCAGTGAAGCCGGGTTTTCCGTGGACGGCCACACCATCCGCTTCGGTCTGGGGGCCATCAAAAGCGTGGGGGATGCGGCGGTCACCGTGATCCTGGAGGAACGGAAGAAACGGGGGCCCTTCAGGGACTTCTTTGACTTCACCCGCCGGGTGGACCTGTCCAAGGTGAACAAGCGGGTGGTGGAAGCCCTGATCAAATGCGGTTCCATGAACGGATTCGGCCTGCGCCGGAGCCAGCTGCTGGCCATTATGGACCCGGCCCTGGAAGCGGCGGCCAGTGAACAGCGGGACCGGATCACCGGCCAGCTGGGCCTCTTTGGAGAAGAGGACATCGCCAGTGCCAACACCATTCCCATCCCCAACCTGCCGGAAATCCCCAAAGCTGAGATCCTCCGGCTGGAACGGGAACTGATCGGGTTCTATGTTACCGGTCATCCCCTGGATGCTTACCGGAACGCCCTCCGCCGGCTCACCCCCCTAATCCGCTGCACGGAGGAAAACTACAAGGATGGGGAACGGATTGCCGTGGGAGGCATCATCACCGATCTCCGGCTCCGCTCCACCAAAAACGGGGACCGGATGGCCTCCTTTGTGCTGGAAGACCTGACCGGCAGCCTGACGGTGATCGCCTTTCCCCGGGCCTATGCCGCCAGCCGGGCCAACATCGACAAGGACCGGATCGTGATGATCCAGGGCATCCTGAAGCTGGACGAGGAGCAGGCCAGGATCTTTGCCAACCGGGTGGAGCCCCTCCAGGAAGCAGCCAAAGAAGTCCATCTCCACATCAGGCCGGGGAAGAACACCCAGGCGGTCCAGCAGCAGCTGGGGGGCATTTTCGCCGCCTTCCACGGCAAGAACCCCGTATACCTCCACGTGGCCGACACCAAAAAAGTCATCCGGACCAATCCCCGTTTCTGGGTGGATCTGGATGCCCCCGGCTTCGCCGATGCCATCGAACGGGTGCTGGGGAAGGGGAGCATGGAATGGTAGGGATTGCTGCGCCGGCAGCAATCCCTTTTTCTATAAGGAAGTCCTTATGCTCACAAAAATTCACCCATTATTTGTCGTGCAATTCTGTAGAAATTTCCGTTACAGAACTTGGATTAAATTATCTCTTAATTTAGAAATCAAGAGAAAACAAAAGAAAATGCCATTATACAGATTGTATACACGAGATGGGGAAATTTGAAACGCTAGTCTGACAAGTTCCTGCAATCCCTTGCATACCGGGAACACACGTGTTACAATGGGGCTGTGTGGTTTTGTACTATATGATTTTTAGGAGGTCGCTTTGTAATGAACATCGTTGTATGTGTTAAACAGGTACCGGATACCGCTGAAATGAAGATCGATCCGGTTACCAACAACCTCGTCAGAGATGGTGTAACCAATATTATGAACCCCTATGACCAGTACGCTCTGGAAACTGCCCTGCAGCTGAAAGATGAACTGGGCGCTCATGTAACCGTCATCACCATGGGGCCGCCTCATGCAGAATCTGTCCTGAGAGACTGCCTGGCTGTAGGCGCTGATGAAGCCAAACTGGTCAGCGACAGAGCTTTCGGCGGTGCTGATACCCTGGCTACTTCCGCTGCCATGGCCAACACCATCAAACATTTCGGCGTTCCTGATCTGATCCTCTGCGGCCGTCAGGCAATCGATGGGGATACCGCTCAGGTCGGTCCTGAAATCGCTGAACATCTGGGTCTGCCCCAGGTCACCGCTGCCCTGAAAGTTCAGGTCAAAGATGACACCGTAGTAGTGGACAGAGACAATGAACAAATGTCCATGACCTTCACCATGAAGATGCCCTGCGTGGTTACCGTAATGCGCAGCAAAGATCTGCGTTTTGCCAGCATTAGAGGCAAGATGAAAGCCAGAAAGGCTGAAATCCCTGTCTACACTGCTGCCGCCCTGGAAATTCCTCTGGACATCATCGGCAAGGCCGGCTCTCCGACTCAGGTTATGAAGAGCTTCACTCCGAAAGTGACCCAGGTACACGGTGAAATCTTCGACGATGAAGATCCTGCTGTGGCAGTCGATAAGTTGGTTAACAAACTGATCGAAGACAAGATTATTACGAAGTGAGGTTGGGTATAAATGGCTAACACGAAAGGTTTAAAGACCGGTAACGAAAAAGATTTATGGGTCTATGTTGAACATTACAAAGGCGAACCTGTTCACGTTGTATACGAATTGCTGGGCGAATGCCGGAAACTGGCTGACAAATGCAACCAGAAACTGGCCGCTGTCCTGATCACCGACGATGCCAAAGACGTTCCGTCCAAACTGATTGCCCGGGGCGCTGATCTGGTTTACGTCTGCCAGGATCCTGCTTTCAAATACTATTCCACTGACGAATACACCAATGCTTTCTGTGAAATGATCGATGAATATCAGCCTTCTTCCGTATTCATCGGCGCCACCAACGACGGCCGTGACCTGGGGCCCCGTATCGCTGCCCGGGTGAACACCGGTCTGTGCGCAGACTGCACCATCCTGGACGCTGAAGAAGACGGCCTGATCGAATGGACCCGTCCTGCTGCCGGTGGTAACATCATGGCTACCATCCTGTGCAAAGAACATCGTCCGCAGATGGGTACCGTTCGTCCCAAGACCTTCAAGGCCATGGAACCGGATGCTTCCCGTACCGGCGAAGTGATCAACTACACCCTGAAGAACCATGTGGATGACCGGGTAACCTGCATCCGCAGAGAAGAAGTGGTCAGCGAAGGCGAAATGGCCATCGACGATGCACCGTTCGTCTGCTCCGGCGGCCGCGGCATGAAAGCCAAAGAAAACTTCTCCCTGCTGTATGACCTGGCCCATGCTCTGGGCGGTGCCGTAGGCGGCAGCCGTGCAGCTGTGGATGAAGGGTTCATCGAACATCCCCGGCAAGTTGGTCAGTCCGGTAAAACCGTTACCCCGAAGATCTACTTCGCCTGCGGTATTTCCGGTTCTGTACAGCACAAAGCCGGCATGAGCAAATCCGATACCATTGTCTGCATCAACAAGGATCCGGACGCTCCTATGTTCGAAATCTCCAAATATGGTATCGTTGGCGATGCTCTGAAGATCCTGCCTCTGCTGACTGCAAAGATCAAGGCCTTCAAAGAATCCTAATAGTACACACGGAACTGAAAAGTCCGGGCTTGTTACAAGTCCGGACTTTTTTTGGAAAGAGCACACACTGCTTTTTCCCTGCGCATCATGAATATTTCAGAGGGGGAACATTTCATGAAGAAAACAAAAATCATCTGCACCCTGGGGCCGTCCACGGACAAAAAAGAACTGCTGGTGGATATGATCCGCTCCGGGATGGATCTGGCCCGGTTCAACTTCTCCCATGGCTCCCACAGCGAATGTGAAGCCCGGCTGAACCTGCTGAAGGAAGCGGAAAAGGAAGCAGGGCGCCTGGTGGGCTATGTGGCCGATACCAAAGGCCCGGAAATGCGTCTGGGGCTGTTCAAAGGGGACAAGACCACCCTGGTGCCCGGCCATGAATTCATCCTCACCACGGAGGATGTGGAAGGGACGGCGGAAAAGGCCCATGTGAACTACGCCGGTCTGCCGGAAGAAGTGAAGCGGGGGGACACCATCCTGCTCAACGACGGAAAACTGTCCCTGGAAGTCCAGTCCACCACGGACAAGGAAATCCATACCATCGTGGTGAACGGCGGGGAAATCTCCTCCCGGAAACGGGTGGCAGTGCCCGGGGCTTTCCTGAAATTGCCCTTCCTGTCCGATGCGGATATTTCCGATATTACCTTTGCCGCCCAGCACGGCATGACCTACGTGGCCGCCTCCTTTGTGCGGAATGCCCATGACGCCATGGAAATCCGCCGTCTCCTGGAAAAACTGGGGTCCCCCATGGGGATCATCGCCAAGATCGAAAACCAGGAAGGGGTGGACAACATCGATGACATCCTCCAGGTGGTGGACGGGGTCATGGTGGCTCGTGGGGACCTGGGGGTGGAAATTCCCATGGAAGACGTGCCCATTGTCCAGAAGGAAATCATCGCCAAATGCAACGCCCTGGGCAAGCCGGTGGTCACCGCCACCCAGATGCTGGAAAGCATGATCACCAATTACCGGGCCACCCGGGCGGAAGCCAACGATATCGCCAACTCCATCTTTGACGGCACCGACGCCATTATGCTCAGCGGAGAAACCGCATCCGGGGCCTATCCCCTGGAAGCCGTCCAGACCATGGCCCGGATCGCCAAACGGACAGAAGACGCCATCGACTATGTCACTGTGTTCAAACACAAGGGCATCGGGGCCCAGGTCCAGATGACCGATGCCATCAGCCATGCCACCGTGCAGATCGCCCAGGAACTGGAAGCCAACGCCATCATGTCCATTACCGAAAGCGGCTACACCGCCCGTCTGGTGGCCAAATACCGTCCCAAAGCCCATGTGCTGGGGGTTTCTCCCAAAGAGGAAAGCCTGCGGCGGATGAGCTTGTACTGGGGCGTGACACCGCTCAAAGGGGAAAACAAGGCCAGCACCGATGCGCTGATCGAAGCCTCCCTGAAAAATGCCCTGGACGCAGGGCTGATTAAAAAAGGCGATTCCCTGGTGGTCACCGCCGGCATGAACGTGGGAAAGGTGGGCAGCACCAACCTGATCCAGGTGGTCAATGTGGGCCAGAAAATCGTGTCCGGCCAGGGCATCGGGAAGAAAGCCGCCAGCGGCATCGTCCTGCGGGTGGAAAAGAAAGCGGATCTGGAGCAGTTCAAGCCCGGGATGATCCTGGCCGTGGCGGCCCTGGAAAATGAAATGGGGACCTGCGCCGCCCAGTCTGGCGGCATCATCGCCGAAGAAGGAGGCTTCACCTCTCCCGCCGCCATCATTGGCATCAACTACGGCATCCCGGTGATCGTAGGAGCCAAAGGAGCCATGGAAGCCCTGGAAACCGGCGACCTGGTAACCCTGGACGTAACCACGGGGAGCGTGTATGCAGGGAAGATCAATGTGAAATAACTGGTACTGTTGCATGGGCAACAGTACCGTCAGCAGTCAGCTGTCAACGGTCAACGGCCGTTGGGGACAAAAAATCCTGCCGATTGGGGCAGGATTTTTTGTTTTGATTTCAAACGGTTCCGGCTCCTTGCCCTCGGCTGGCCGGTGAGAACCTGTAGGGGCGGACCCAGGGTTGCCTTGGCAATCCCGCCTGGTCCGTCCGTTTCTGGAGGATCTCAAAGAGGGGGTTGAGAATCGAGTCGCTGGTCATTATAATTAATAAGATAGATTCATTCCAATAGGGCTGGTGACGCCCCTGCGGAATCCATATTCCTGTAAACCATAAAGGAGCTTTTTGTGAAACAGCGCAACCTTGTATTCGACAACCTCCGGGGCATCTGCATGCTGGGGGTCATTGCCATCCATGTGGGAAGCATGGCGGTAAGCGACGCCGTGGCTTCTCCCTTCCTGGTGCTCATTACCAACATCCTGAGCCGCTACAGTGTGCCGGCCTTCTTTTTCATTTCCGGCTACGGGCTTTTTTACAGTAAGCCCCTGGAAGAACCTCTCCATTATGGAAGCTTCCTGAAAAAGCGGATGAAGAGCATCGGCCGTCCGTATCTGCTGGCTTCTCTGTTCTATCTGTGCTACTATGCCCTGCTGAACCGGGACCCCAATGTGCTGGATCCGTCCAACATCCTGTTTTCCCTGTTCTTCGGCACCGCCCAGTACCACATTTACTTCCTGGTGATCCTGATCTGGTTCTACCTGCTGTTCCCCCTGTGGCGGAGCCTGATGGGAGCCATGGAAAAAATCGGGCTGAAAGTGGCCCTGCCCCTGCTGTTCGTGGCCCAGGTGCTGCTGTTTGAAGGAAATTTCCATTTCTGGACCTATCCGGACTGGATTGCTTCCAGCCCGGCTTTGCTGAACCTGTGCAATTACCGGCTGAACTATTTCCCCTTCTTCTACCTGTTCATCTTCATGCTGGGCGGGGTGATTGCCCGACATTATGAAGGATTCAAAAAGCTGATTACCCGGCACAAGGCCCTGCTGATGGCGTTCTTTGCCGCCAGTGCCGGATTCAACACCTGGCTTTTTTATCGGTGGACCTTCAAATGGCAGATGCCCTACGAAAATACCGTGAACTACCTGCAGCAGCTGAGCCTGCCGGGGCTGGTGTATACCATCGCTTCGGTACTGTTCTTCAGTATGGTGATCCAGAGCGGCAGATATCCCCTGAAAGGGGCCTTAAAAGAAATGAGTGGCCGCTCCTTTCCCATCTACCTGATCCACCCCATATTCATCGACCAGCTGGAATATGTGCTGAACCGGACAGCAGGGATACAGCAAGTACCTATGGAAGCGTTCTATATAGCCGTACTCCTGCTGTCATGGGGATGTGCGGAACTCTGGCACCGGTTCAGGGCATCAAAAGCATAAGGCTTTTGTGCATTAATTGGCAATTGTACCATCAAAAAGAAAGGAGCCGATACCTTTGTCCGATTCTGTCCGTCTTTTGGTCCGGGGGGCCCTGCTGCTGGCCATTGGGGCGCTCAGCCAGCAGCTGCGGCTGGTGCTGCCCCTGCCGGTGCCCGTCATGACCCTGCTCATCGGTACCCTGGTGAACGCCACCCTGGTACTGGCCGGCCGGTACACCACCCGGGTCCTGGCCTGGACCATCTGCGTGGCCCTGGCGGTGATCGCCTTTTTCCAGGGCCATATCCTGGGGCCGGTGGTGCCGGTGATCGCCCTGGGCAATGGTATGTACGTGGAACTCACCCGCACCGGGTCCAAGGGATCGGCCCTGTTCCTGGGGGCACCTCTGGGCAAGACCCTGGTGCTGGCCATCGGCATGGTGGGGGCCCTGCGGCTGCTCCAGCTGCCCTGGGGCGCCGTCACCAAAACCCTGTCCATTTTCCTGCCTCTCCAGCTGGCCACCGGCATCCTGGGGCTGCTGCTGGCCCTGGGGGTGGAGAAAAGGATTCCTGGTCCCCGAACCCCGAAAGTCCCCCAAAAATCCACTCCCAGGAAGAAAAAAAGAAAGTAACAGCAATTTTGTACGAAATGTAACAAAACTGTGGATTTTTTCAAACAGCTGATGTATAGTAGGAGATATTAACAAGAGACCATTGACAATTGAACACAGGCGCGGCAGCGCTTGCGTAAAAGGAGTTCAACCATGCAAATCATAGTTGTAGGATGCGGGAAAGTGGGACGGAGCATCATCTCCCAGCTCACCCAGGAAGACAACAACGTTACCGTCATCGACACCAACCCCACCATCATCCGGAATATTTCCACCAATTACGATGTAATGGGGATCGTGGGCAACGGTTCCAGCTTCAACATCCTGGCCAAGGCCGACCTGGCTCATGCGGACATGCTCATCGCCGTCACCGAAAGCGACGAAGTGAACCTTCTGACCTGCGTCATCGCCAAACTGAACAACCATCAGTGCCATACCATCGCCCGGGTCCGGAGTCCCCATTATTCCGACGAACGGCACTACCTCCAGAAGGGGCTGAACCTGTCCATGACCATCAACCCGGAAATGGAAGCCGCCAAGGAAATTTCCCGGCTGCTGAACTTCCCTTCCGCCATTGAAATCGTCAGCTTTGCCAAGGACCGGATCGACATGCTCCGGTTCCGGGTGCCCCCATGCTCCGTGCTCATCGGTCGGTCCCTGAAGGAAATTGCCCATCTCACAGTGAACCTGCTGGTGTGCATCATCGAACGGAACAGCAACATCCTGGTCCCCAA is a genomic window containing:
- the pyk gene encoding pyruvate kinase, yielding MKKTKIICTLGPSTDKKELLVDMIRSGMDLARFNFSHGSHSECEARLNLLKEAEKEAGRLVGYVADTKGPEMRLGLFKGDKTTLVPGHEFILTTEDVEGTAEKAHVNYAGLPEEVKRGDTILLNDGKLSLEVQSTTDKEIHTIVVNGGEISSRKRVAVPGAFLKLPFLSDADISDITFAAQHGMTYVAASFVRNAHDAMEIRRLLEKLGSPMGIIAKIENQEGVDNIDDILQVVDGVMVARGDLGVEIPMEDVPIVQKEIIAKCNALGKPVVTATQMLESMITNYRATRAEANDIANSIFDGTDAIMLSGETASGAYPLEAVQTMARIAKRTEDAIDYVTVFKHKGIGAQVQMTDAISHATVQIAQELEANAIMSITESGYTARLVAKYRPKAHVLGVSPKEESLRRMSLYWGVTPLKGENKASTDALIEASLKNALDAGLIKKGDSLVVTAGMNVGKVGSTNLIQVVNVGQKIVSGQGIGKKAASGIVLRVEKKADLEQFKPGMILAVAALENEMGTCAAQSGGIIAEEGGFTSPAAIIGINYGIPVIVGAKGAMEALETGDLVTLDVTTGSVYAGKINVK
- a CDS encoding acyltransferase; the encoded protein is MKQRNLVFDNLRGICMLGVIAIHVGSMAVSDAVASPFLVLITNILSRYSVPAFFFISGYGLFYSKPLEEPLHYGSFLKKRMKSIGRPYLLASLFYLCYYALLNRDPNVLDPSNILFSLFFGTAQYHIYFLVILIWFYLLFPLWRSLMGAMEKIGLKVALPLLFVAQVLLFEGNFHFWTYPDWIASSPALLNLCNYRLNYFPFFYLFIFMLGGVIARHYEGFKKLITRHKALLMAFFAASAGFNTWLFYRWTFKWQMPYENTVNYLQQLSLPGLVYTIASVLFFSMVIQSGRYPLKGALKEMSGRSFPIYLIHPIFIDQLEYVLNRTAGIQQVPMEAFYIAVLLLSWGCAELWHRFRASKA